The DNA window gaattgcagtaattcattttattctgtcttgttttaCAATAAGATAGTGACACTCATTTCAAGAAAattcataaaacataaaagacaaaCTTCACTGCGAACAagtggaattattattattattgtttcttGTGTTACAGTATGAGAAACACATCTATAATACCAAAGAGAGACTAAATTACTAGCATATGCATTGCCGGAACAGGACTTGGTCTTGGGTGGAGAGCTCTAACATCAGACAGTGGCTGGATTCTGTCCATACATACAGCAGCTGCTGGCAGCAGCACATCTGCCTGTACAGCTACTGTCCGTCTAGATTTTCAGTCTTGGCTCTGAAATGAGTTACTATAAGAGTGTTCAGGAAATGTTTGAGTGGTAAATAAATGTCTCATCACTGAAGGAAcaatatgtgtgtttctttcctCATTATTAAAACTCATTAAAGAACTTTCCTACGTAATAAAAGAGTACACAATTGTTGCATTGTACAGCTTTTACTACatgacacgcacacactttcAGTACTGTCACATTATAAGGAGCGGGAAAATATGTCACATATGCACAGTGAGTGAAGAGAACATGAGATGACTTCAGACATTTTGACCAATCAGAAGTGGTAGCACGTGCCATTACATTcactcacaatgacaaaataaaagatagatagatagatagatagatagatagatagatagatagatagatagatagatagatagatagatagatagatagatagatagatagatagatagatagatagatagatagatagatagacacaCCTGTTTCATTGCTTCTCTTTTTATCTACATTCATGAGTTAGAATAAGAGTGTTATTTAATACTTTTAGTGACTGAATGGccagagagacagcagaaaaGAGCGAGGGAGGAGGTGGTTGAGATGCAGATAAATAAAAGCTTGGCAAGACGCAGAAAAATTGATGAAAGACAGATAAAGGCACAGAAAATACAAAGCCAGGCTTTTGTCAGGGAGAGCTCACGGTAGCCGGGATGGTTCCATGAAACATCACACACTGGTCTTATTAATCTGGGATACTTCATTCAGGTAGGCGATGAATAACTTGGTTCCCTCAATATAGTTGTACCTGGGAGAAGAAAgttaaaggaagaaaaaggtTAAAAAGCTGTTGTCTGTATGAATCGTTGCAGCCAAGAATCAGAATATCGGACTGGGTTTGGAGAATCTGTTGCTTTGATGGAGGCACTCAGTAACAAAAGCACTTTTGGAACTCAAGTCTCCTTTCTTCATTTCTGCTTTTAAGGTCTCACAGCATCAACCTTATGATCAGACAGATCTACTGTGACCTTGTGTAGCTGTTTAGCCATCTATACTGTTCTTTCTCCAGATGCCCTGTGGTCCTTGTGGTGTTGTATGTTATCATCTGGCTCTAAGTTGTATACAGTCAAAGGGGATTCTTAAATGTGTCTGCACTGCGCTGCTTTTTGTTTCAatatttacagctgtttctgatGAAATTACAGTCAGTTTCCGATGTTGTTTCTGTGGAATTGCTAATTAATTTTATCCTGGCGTCCCCTTGCAGTCATATGTGTTTTATATATGGTGAATATTAGGTTATATTAGGTGAATATTAGGTTAAAGGATTATTTCAGTCCAAGGAGGTGGATGATTAAGAGAGGATAAGACTGCGTGAGCCCTGGAGGTTCAGATTCCTGCTTCTTTCCTTCTGATTAAAACCCAGCTCCTCTCATCCATCTTATGATCATCTTAACACTAAAACAGCCTCAATAGAAAAGACTGATAATAAaggttttatttaaaacttCCTGTAAAATGAATTAGAAATAAGTCACGTGTAAAACAGGTAAAGTCAAACCTGCTTATTTTCTCGTTCTGGGAGTGCAGCCCATCATCAAAGCCTCCAATGGGCATCATGATGATGCTTTTCCCAGTCACATCCTGGAAGGTTTTGGCGATAGGGATGGTCCCGCCCTCACGGATCAGATCAGGATCCATGTCAAAAACTGGAGGAGGTAGGACATATTAGAGTGTAACGGACATGAACTGTCAGGTATCTTAACACAGAATAACAGCTGTACATGTGGAGGAATTATGTATCACATGTGTCACTGAAGGAAGAGTTCCTAAAgcacttctgtgtgtgtgtgtgtgtgtgtgtgtgtgtgtgtgtgtgcttgcacacAGTAGACCAAGCATTTTTCAAACACATtgacaaagcactttacaaatgagtaaaaacaaaatcagcagTAGGCATATAGCAAGAAATATAAAAGCAATGGAAGAGTCATAAAAGAGAAGCTCAAAGCAATATTAAAGAGTAACACCATAAAACCACCTCCATAAAAATGTGGTGTAAAGCCAGCTAACCTTCGACCCCGATGGCAAAGAACTAATCAAACTCTTCTTTTTAATCCATCTTAAAAAAACTACAGGAACTTGGCCAACGATCTCAGGCTACACTGCTAACGTGAGGTTAGGTTATGAGTTAGGCTTTGAGGCATTCCTTCAAAGGGACCAGTAAAATCTAAAAACTAATTACTGAAACTAAGAGATAATCAATGACTTTTGTTCCTAGTAAGTAAGTAACACTGGCAGCTGTACTTTCTGTGACTTTTTGAGTTTAATTTACCTCTGGCTGTACTGAACATTAGCAGGTGGAGGCCCAAATAATGGTGAGCGAATATACATGAATGATGGCTGGCTCAAAAGAACTATTTCTGACTTGGTTTTATTCAATCGTAAAACGTCTGCAGCATGTGAATAGAGAACAACATTGGGCCCTTCAACTGAACCATGTGGAACACCACATGTAATTGCTGAAAATGAGGACCCCCAAAGTGGTTGCTAATCTACAtctagtatatactgtacatgtgggatcaactaagtacattcactcaagtacttcagtacaaatatgagtatttccattttgggaCATATTCAGCTTATAGTTCTAGACCCCCTGGGCTTCAGCCTAGGAAAGCCTGTGCATTAAATTGCCCATTCCTACATtatatttcagagagaaatattctACTTTAAAAACTAGAGATTCtacactactgtatatataaatgacagctataggatcTGGCtattttgcagattaagattttacacttAACATAAGGTACAGTACTATAAGCTCACTGGTGAAACATCTTGTGTCTTTAAAATATCAACTTTCTCAGTGCCAACAGCCATGTTTAGCTTGATGCCAGTGCAGAATTTGAGAAAGGCTAGATGTTAAACCTGTAGAGGACTATGTAATGTTTCAATTGATTGAAAAGCATGGATATACCCAAAGACAAAAACTTTGAGATTGGCCCACAATATGACATATTACTGGTATTTGTATTGCTACTActtgtatattttttatagtttattacAGTTTGCTTCAGCTTTACTCTCAGTTTAAAGGATTTTGATGCAGTGACGGGTGTTTAATGTGAGGTGATGGGTGTGTACCTCTCTTGACAGCAGCCTTCCCAGCCTCATAGAGAGGATGCTGAGTGTCAGCCAGCCAAGGCTTGGCCCCGATCACCATAGTGACTTTCAGCTTGTTAGGACTCTTCCTCTTGGCAAACACAGAGTGAAGGTAGTCTGTTACCTAAAGCGTCGAACCAACAAGATAAGAGCACAGGCAGTTTATGGGAAGAAAGGATTAGCTTATTCTAAAAATGATATGATTTGGCTATTTTTCAAAGTAGAGCATTCGCATCCTGTTTTACCTGTTTCTTGACCATAGCAGGGTCCATGTTGGGAACTTGTCTAATGGAGAACTTAGCAGTAACCTTAGCAGGTATGACAGTCTTTGTGCCAGGGTCAGAGAAGGCCCCCTCAATGCCATGGATGGAGACAGTGGGGTAGCGCCACATGTGGGCCAACAAGTCAACCTACAGGAAACATACAGTGGCAATAACTTATGTTGCGTCCACCTTGCCTTAAAGTAGATTattttgaccattttcaaaACTATACTCTTACCTTGTTGCTGTACATGAGCTGGCTGACACCAATCTTGCCCTTGTAGTGGTCCATGTCAAATTGGATGTCCTGGTACATTTTCCATTCCTCATCAGAGAGGGGAGCCACAGCCTCCCTGATCCCAGGAACCAGGATCTTACCGCTGGGGCTGATCAGTGTGTCTAAGGCGATAAATTAcaaaagaatatattttctAAATGGGCACTGTATGGAAGTCAGATattaatgaaatacattgtgACCCCCCAGTCATATTAGTCATCAGTCACATTCAGATTAGTTTGTTAAATTGTGCTCTATAAacgttttttaaaaagtagcatACAAGAAAGCTCATATTTAATCAGaattaatcaaatataatacatagTTATTacttaataatcaataatgaaatcaTACAAGAtgtcagtgaatgaatgaatgtgtacGACCTAAAAATACACTCACCAAGAATGCCAATGAGGTCAGTCATTGGTTCGATCACAGTGCCTCCATAAACGCCAGAGTGTAAGTCCTGTTTAGGTCCTTCAACCTGCAAACACACCAAAGGAAACCTTCACCATGAAACAGCCTAGAAGagctgagtgtgtgagtgagtgaagaATTAGGCACAACTTATTTAAAACCAGATGTTTCAGTTtggctttgtgtttctgtgtgtacgCATACACGACCTCAGCAAAGAAGTAGCAGTTGCCTCTGGTGCCGTAGGTGAGGGCGGGCCGTCTGCTGAGCCAGCCGCAGTCTGAGACGATTATGTAATCCACGTTAGAGAAGAAGGTGTCTCTTTGGGCCAGGATCATGGCGTCCAGGCCGTTAGAGCCCGTCTCCTCCATGCCCTCAATGACAAACTTCACATTCACTGGCAGCTCCTGGTGGACAGAAAGGAAGACAGTGCTACTCCATTAGATCTGTTTAGCAGCAAGTGACTGTTGGAGGAGAATCTCATctgaaaaacagcacatttttggATGACAAGCATTCCTTTTTGAAATTGTACTGGTGTTACAACTGCAGACTCTATTAGTGCCATTAGCTGCGCGTGAAGCTAGTCTTTTCAACACCCACACAATTCCTTTCCCCTTAATGCATCCAGCATCTGGCTGAGGCCTTCTGATGTGCATATTCAGCTGTGTATTCTGTCACAAGGCAAAGTGGCAGCGAGGATGGCAGGAACAGACTGCTACAGTGACTTCGCAGAAACAGCAGTGACTTTGCACGTTAGTTTGGCTGAAGCTCAGTTCTTCTCTCTCACTGGCCTCGGGGTATGCTGTTTGTTCCCGCTAAATGTGTCGAGTATTTTATTAGACTAAAACAGTCTGCTCAAATAAATGGGAGTTATCTTTTAGGTCTCTTGCCTGAGGCGTCTCTCCGTTTCCCCTCTTTATAATTCAAGTGTTTTCAAGACAAAGATGATTTGCAAATAAGTGCTCTAATCTGTCCTTTGGTCTCACTTGAGGTCACAGTGCCTCTGCAGCTCCCACACCCTCAcacatttgattttattcatCTGTGGCATGA is part of the Siniperca chuatsi isolate FFG_IHB_CAS linkage group LG9, ASM2008510v1, whole genome shotgun sequence genome and encodes:
- the cndp1 gene encoding cytosolic non-specific dipeptidase isoform X1; translation: MSRQQRGATVSLPEETVTYTSSREKMNLAVLPSILLVISTVHAFQYTELAQYIDSHQEEYVETLRDWVAIESDSSNTLKRPDLHRMMETAAQKLRLMGGTVELVDIGEQELPGGQTLALPKVVTGQFGSDPNKHTVCVYGHVDVQPAKLEDGWATDPYNLTDINGNLYGRGASDNKAPVLAWIHAVEAYQALNMELPVNVKFVIEGMEETGSNGLDAMILAQRDTFFSNVDYIIVSDCGWLSRRPALTYGTRGNCYFFAEVEGPKQDLHSGVYGGTVIEPMTDLIGILDTLISPSGKILVPGIREAVAPLSDEEWKMYQDIQFDMDHYKGKIGVSQLMYSNKVDLLAHMWRYPTVSIHGIEGAFSDPGTKTVIPAKVTAKFSIRQVPNMDPAMVKKQVTDYLHSVFAKRKSPNKLKVTMVIGAKPWLADTQHPLYEAGKAAVKRVFDMDPDLIREGGTIPIAKTFQDVTGKSIIMMPIGGFDDGLHSQNEKISRYNYIEGTKLFIAYLNEVSQINKTSV
- the cndp1 gene encoding cytosolic non-specific dipeptidase isoform X2: MARRAFEGSENTVRTAMNLAVLPSILLVISTVHAFQYTELAQYIDSHQEEYVETLRDWVAIESDSSNTLKRPDLHRMMETAAQKLRLMGGTVELVDIGEQELPGGQTLALPKVVTGQFGSDPNKHTVCVYGHVDVQPAKLEDGWATDPYNLTDINGNLYGRGASDNKAPVLAWIHAVEAYQALNMELPVNVKFVIEGMEETGSNGLDAMILAQRDTFFSNVDYIIVSDCGWLSRRPALTYGTRGNCYFFAEVEGPKQDLHSGVYGGTVIEPMTDLIGILDTLISPSGKILVPGIREAVAPLSDEEWKMYQDIQFDMDHYKGKIGVSQLMYSNKVDLLAHMWRYPTVSIHGIEGAFSDPGTKTVIPAKVTAKFSIRQVPNMDPAMVKKQVTDYLHSVFAKRKSPNKLKVTMVIGAKPWLADTQHPLYEAGKAAVKRVFDMDPDLIREGGTIPIAKTFQDVTGKSIIMMPIGGFDDGLHSQNEKISRYNYIEGTKLFIAYLNEVSQINKTSV